TCGAGTCCTGCGCGGCGGCGGCTGGGGCAGCAGCGCCCTGTACTGCCGATCGGCTTGCCGAAGCTGGGATGAGCCGAGCTACCTGATCACCTACTACGGTTTTCGCCTTTGCAGGTCATCTAATTGATTACCTGCTTACCTTGTTACCTAGCTACTTGCAGGGATTTAGCGAAGGGTCAAGAAGGGCGGTAGCCTAAGAAGACGCTTCGCTTGACCTTATGAGGATTATGAGGATGGGGGAGTGAGTCAGCCTCCCCCAACCCCCCATCTGAACGGGGTATAGGGGAGGTGTCGGCCACAATTCCCCCGAATGAATTCGGGGGCTAGGATCATGGTAGCCTCTTGCATCGCCACCGCTTTCGCCGGGCAATGAGGTGGCACCCGCCTAAGCTCGCTTCCTCCGAATCACCGCGTTTTAACGCGGTGATCTAGACGGTTCTGATTATCCTAACACCCGACTTCAGTCGGGTGTCCTGAGGAGGGCGAGACACCTCCCCCTCCCTCCACCTCCTTCCGGCGGGCGATGATGGTTTTGGCCACGAAGACGTAGAGCATTGCCACGGGGACGAGCTTGAAGAGGTGATGCGCGAGGTTCTGCGCTTTGCAGCAGTATCCGCTGTATGGGAAGAAGGGCGTTGGGAGAGCGAGCAGGACGAACATGACCAAGACAAAGTTGCTCCGCGTGGAGTAGAACAGAAGCACCAGGATCGGCACAATCATAACGTAGTGGTGCTCCCACACGCGGATATACGCGAGGAAATACGTGCACATCCAAAGCGACAGGCCATCGACGAAGCGGACCTTCTTTGGCAGGAACGTGAGCGCCAATGAAAACATGATCACCGCCCACATGAAGACCTTCGATACTCCCTGACCAAGCTCGGGCCCGAAGAGGTAATATGAGACCTCGGAGTGCGACAGGTCGCCTCCGTAGGGAGCGACCGTCCGCGACTTGACGAGATATGCGAAGAACTCCACATCCTGCGGATGGAACGCGAAGTAAGGCGCTGAGGCGGCGATGACGATGGCAATGGCGATGATTACCGCTCGATAGCGCTTGAAGCGCAGGAGGATCGGCGCGGCGATCAGCGTCAGGAGCTTCAGCGCCACGCTGATAATCCAGGCCCAGTCGCCAGCCCTGGGACGTCCGGCGATGTAGGACCAGCCCAGAAGCATGAGGCAGGCGGCGATGACAAACGAGGTCTGACCGATATAAAGCAGCAGGTAATATGGCCCAAAACAGAGCCACATAGCGGTTACGATGCTCTTGTGCCAATCCGATGTGAAGAGGCCTCGAGAGAGCATAATGCACCAGACAAGCAAGAGCTCTTGTATGAGCGTCCACACGACAAACGCTCTAAACGGCGTCAGCGCAATCGCAAGCGGCACCATGAAGTAGGAGACGAGCGGCGGATAGATATAGGGGCAGTAATAGGGCACCGCCTCGTCCGAAAAGACGGTCTCATTCTGGTCATATCGCGCCTCCTGATAGATCGATCTGCCCCGCAGAAGATCGAGCGCACCCTTGTATAGGCCAAAGAAATCGAAGCCGACCTCGTATTTGGTCGAATCGTAGAACAATCTGTCCCACAGGTGCACGCCCCTCTCGCGCCTCATCTCGGAGATCGACATCGGCTCGCCGGGGGGACGGCCGACGGCGGCAACCGGCACAAGGTTGCTATCGAGAGCCTGTATCGTGACCTCGGGCTTCACCCTCGGCGGCCACACTGATACAACCTTGAAGTGAAGCGCGAGCGACACGAGAAACGAGGCGTGGATGAGAATGGCGACGATGATGAGTATCCGGTCAGGCTTTCGCATGGCGAAAGAGTTTACGAATAATCGATTCGTTTGGAAAGACGCCTGGCATCGGGCCGACGCCTCAATCTATGCGTAGGAATCCGTCTCGAAAGGCTACGCCTCGTATGGCTACGAGCAAATCGGGCACAGGCAGTCCGACATCGTGAAAGTTGATATGCTCATCAACGACCAGCCGGTTGATGCGCTCTCATTCATGACGCACAAGCAGAACGCCTATCACCGCGGCGTGGCGCTGGTTACGCGGATGCGAAAGCAGATACCCCGGCAGGTCTTTGAGGTCGTGATTCAGGCCGCTATCGGCAGCAAGATCATCTCCCGTGAGCGTGTCGCGCCGCTCCGCAAGAACGTAACGGCCAAATGCTACGGCGGGGACATCACGCGCAAGCGCAAGCTCCTCGAGAAGCAGAAGGAGGGCAAGCGCAAGATGAAGCAGCTCGGCTCGGTCGCCATCCCCCAAGAAGCCTTCATGGCCATTCTCAAGGTGGAGTGAGTCCAAAGTCTAGAGTCTGAAGTCCAAAGTCCGAAGTTGGGCGATGAGCTCCGAATCACTGCGTTTCAATACGCTTATGTGGATACATCTCGCCGCATTGGCGGCTTGATGCCTGTCAGGGTGAACCGGTGATTCACCTGTCTGAGTGCGGTTTACATGGCCACTATGCATGTTGCGTGCAATCCTAATGTGTTTTTCATGTTCTGGTTCGTGCTCTCACCTCAATCTGCGCGAGGATATTTTGAACAGCAGAATACACCTGCGTTGATTCAGTCGTATCTTCTAGCCGAACGACGACCGCATATGGCACCTCTGGCGGTGTTCTGCGCCCCCATTTCTCATAAGCCGCTATGGCCAGAGTGTATGTGTTGTCGCTATAGCGCTCCCTATGCTCGGTCCACTCCATCACGTCATGCTGAATGGTCCCGCGAGAACGTAACCTAATTCCATATCTGTGATATTTACCCGGAATCTCTCCTGGTCGCTCGCGTTCGTGTTCTAAGGAATCGTCCCCTTCCTCTGCGGACATGAAAGCTATGATATCATCACGACTGACATCTCCCCGGAAGAGCCGCCATTTGAAGCTTGTCGCCAGATACCGCTCGAGGCCGCATCGCTGCACTTCTGGAGCATAAACAACGGTTATGGTCAGGCGCTTCCTGCCACTTGAGGATGCTGCGAGTTCCGAAGGGACCGGAATGTCGAAGTAGGCTACTGTATCGCGTTCTAACTTTCCTCGATAGAACAATAATGCCGAGTAGGAATCGCAATAGGTCGCACGGTTATCGTCGGGTTTTCCGTAGCCAACGACATTCAAGAAATGCTTCGGCTCCTGATCCTTTATACCATCAAGATCAAGTCCTCCGTAGGTCGCAGAATTGACAATGAAGGCCTTTAGAAGTGAAGCCGAGATATCGGTTAGACCCATGGCTTCGAGATCGGCAAGCACGAGAGCAAGCTTGTGCGCGACGCGGGGAGCGGCGAAACTCGTTCCACAGTCATGAGCAATAGCGGGTGTGAGCTGATGGCTGGCCATCATCACATCTGTTCCGGGATTGGACCGCACAACTTCGCCATCTACATCCAGAACATAGTTCCCTCCATAATCGACCAGCTCCGGTTTAATTTCCTTATTCATGCCAGGGCCGCAGCGCGTGAAGGGTGCAGGTCCATTAATCGGGGCTATCGCTCGCGCGGAGCCATCTGGGCCGACAATCAACGTGCCCGGCGATATTGCGCCTACCGTCAGGGCCAACGCCGCCTGGGCTGGATCAAACAATCGTGAATCCTCCTCGTAAAGATAATCCGGATACGGCAGGTTGTTCTGGAGGTAATCTCGAACATCCATTAGTGAAAGATTGCCGGTGGCAACCACGAAGATGATGTTGTGTTCCCTCGTGAGCCTATCGATTGTGCGTGCGACCCAGGACTTACGGGTAACTGTCCGCTTCGCTTCCTGATTCCACTTTCGATTGAGAATGCTGACGGACAGATTGAATATCCGCACGCCATGGTCGACAAAGAACCTCACAACCTCCTGCAGGACTTTCGAGAGCAAACGGTCCTCTTCTCCCGCATTGTCTGAATCGAGAATTCTCGCGCTGGCAATCCAGACCTTGCCTTCGTTGGAAGCACCGCTCTCAAGGTTGAGCGCATAATAGGCCGCGAGAGAAGCTACACCTGAACCGTGGCCGTGCTCATCGTGCGGGCTATCCGGTGACTTTGTCAGAAAAGACCGCAGAAGGTCTTCTCGCACGACTGGTTTGAGGAACGGATTTCCTCTTGTTACACCCGAGTCGACAATACACACGACTGGGGCCGACTCACTAGGTGCCGTGCAAGGTTGCAGATTGGTCATCGCGAACTCTCTCAGCGTCGAATGAAATGTCTCGAATTCCGGGCGCGCATCGAACCACCAGATTCGCCGCTGCCATTCACGACCTTCGACCAGTTGCTGGAATAATGCGCCTGTACACCTGATTACAGCACGACAGGTAGCCTTGATCTCTTCCTGTTCAAAAACATTGCCATGAACGCCGCTTTCAAAGGCCTGCACCAGAGAAGTGCGAATTTGCCGAAGCTCGCGCTGTTGCTGTCGGCGGCCCTGTTCAAGAGAAATTATCTCGATTTCGCAAATCACCCAGTCCTGCCGAATCAGCGCTTCATAATCATCATACAGGGCCTGACACAGGCGATCTTCCGGTTCGCCGGGCTGAATGGTGGTCAAGGCGGCAGCCAAACGTTCGTAGCGCGCGCGTTCTATCTCGCACTCGCCAAAATCCTGGATTTTTCGGGACAGTTTATCCAAGTTATCAGAACGTGGCACCGCCAAAGTAAACGTCTCAGACGGCTCGACGATGGGCTTTAGGTCGGTCCCGCCCAGCGGTACAGCACCTTCATGCTCAAGTTTGTAGAATACAGCTCTCCTCTCGTCATCAGACATTTGTCGCAAAGAGTTCGACAGGGGCTCGATCTGCTCGATTAGCCTACGAGCGATTTCTTGGCGCCGTTCCAATACTTCAGGTGGCACCGGGACTGGCCTTGGCCTTTCTTTTCGACGAGCGGCTATCTGGGGCGGGGGCAAAGAGAGCGGAGGGAAATCTGCATTCATTGATCTATTTCCTTTCCTGCCGCCTTTCGACTCTTCCGCATAGCCGACGTAATGTCCCGCTTAAAGGCGCGATACTCCTTGATGATGATATTCGAGGATAGCTTTCTCTTGCCCTGCAGAATCATCGTCTTTACAGCATCTATCGTGATATGCTCCACGTCGGCAAACGAAATTCCATGCAACATCTTCGCCAAATGCGCGAACGAGCCATTAAACTCCACACCGTTAAGAAGAAGTCTCAAGTGCTGTTCTCGCTCATCCTTGCCGGGCATGGGAAAGTGCACAATATCATCGAACCGGCGCCACGCCGCCGGATCAAGAAGATACTGATGGTTGCTAGCAGCGATAATGAGGCTCTGAGTCGACAAGAAAAAGTCCATAGCCTGTAAGAGGCTATTGACTACTCGCTTCAGTTCCCCCACATCATTCGGATCATCGCGATCCTTAGCGACAGCATCTACCTCATCTAGGAGCAGCACCATTGGCGAGCTTGTGGCGAGATCGAAGACCCGCTGGATATGGGATGCCGTATCGCCAAGAAAGCTTGAAATGACCGCGTTGAGTCGAATGATGCCGATGTGTTTCCCGAGCTCGTGAGCTACGTAACGAGCGGTAAAGGTCTTGCCGCATCCGGGTGGCCCCCAAAAGAGGATCTTATTCTTAGCTCTGTAGCCGTGGTCTGCCAACTGCTTGCTCTTGCGATGCTCTTCGAGTATCCGTTCGATCTTCTTTCTCGTCTCGTCGTTGAGAATTATCTGATCTTGAGAAACACCACCTTCCTGCAGAGAGATGAGAGGTTCGCCATTCCGGCGGTCTTTTGGCATCGAGGCTAGTTCGCGGCGTACGGGGCGCGAGAGATGTGGCGCGCAGCGCTGGCTGATCGCTTTTCTGAGTTCGTTGGCTAGCCCATGGTGGTTTGCAGCGAGCTCGTCAGAAATAATGGTTTCGGCCACTCTTAGAAAAGTCGAATCACATCCTTCAGAAAAAGCGCGAAAAAGTGATTTTAGATGTTCGTCACGTACCATGAGCTAACCCCAGAAGGTGCGAAATTGGGCTAGGTGGCTCTTCACTTGAGTGAGAAAAACAAGAACCTAATCCAAGCAATATGAGAACACCGCCAAGACCAAGAAGACCACAGTCTGTCAATAGAAGTCAACTCCAGTTAGGACGGTCTTAAGGTGTGGATTCCTGCACAGATTCAAAGCTGCTTTGAGCACTTGCGAAAAAACGAACTGACGGAGTTCTTGGATCGGGGCAAATACGGGTGTCGGGATGATATCGACAAGATGGCCTTATACAGCAAGAATGCATAGCCTGCGGAATTATGTCAGCCGTCGCGCTTGGCGAGGCGCTTGTGCCAGAGGCCGGGGCTTTACTGTGTGTCCTTGAAGCGGTTGTGGACCCAGAGCCACGCGTCGGGTACTGGCGGATGAAGCGCTCGAAGACGGCGTTGTAGGCCGACGTGTTGACGGTTACGAACTCCTCGTAGCTGTCGCATTCTTGGGTCGGAATTGGGTCGGAGAGGACCAGCCTGTAACGGCCGTCAGGACAAGGGATGCCCGCGCCGAAGATGACCTCGGCCCCGGTCATTCGGTGCAGGGCGGCGGGAAGCGGCGAGCTGGCCACGTTCTTGCCCACGAGCCCCACGAAGACGAAGTTGGGGGGCGTTTTCTGCCTCCAGCCATCGAACGTCGCCGCCTTTGGCAGCCGGTAGAAGGACGCGTTCAGCTCGACAGTGTGGAAATGCTGGACGTAGAAGGGCAGCATCTTCGCCCCCCGTGCACTTGTCAGGATAGAACACGTGCTTCCAGTGAGCGTAGGACCAACCGGATGTGCCTATGTGTGTATCCGCCATCTTTGAACCTCGACTTGAGTTCTTAATATCATCACAACTCTTCGTCCATATTACACGTTTTAGGCTGGGTGGCATTGACGCGTGTTTCTGATGTCGGAGACTGATGTAACACAGACGCATCGGGCAGACGCCTCAATCTATGCGTAGCAATCCGTGGTCGGGCCTTCCTGGCAATCGAACTCGGTTGACAGAGAGGGTGCCTTTTGTTATGTTACGATGTGCGTGATAGGTGCTAATCTGGTGAGGAGTTGCAGTGAAGCTACGGTTTCTTTGTTTGCTGACGGTGCTCTTGCTCGGGCTAACCAGCACAGCAAGCGCTGCGGGCCATTTGGGGCTTACCCTCTCGACGGACTCGGTCGTCATGAGCGACTCCCTGGGTCTTTGGGGGTCGCTGACATGGGACGGGCCGGATGTCTTTGCAGATTTGTTTCTCTTCGTTCTCGACGATTACGGAGACTTCGGCTTTCTTTACCCAGAATGCACCAGGCCTCAACCATGCCCCACCCAGTTCATGGGCAACGTCTTCGTGCCCAGCGGGGCCACAGTTGAGTATCATTACATTGGCGGTTTCCCCGTTGAGAGATTCGTACTTCAGGAACCGTTCGGCAGACATCAAGTAGGCATCGCAATGACCGAGCGTGGGACCCTGAACATCATCGCCGGGCCGGTCTTCGAGGACTTCGAGATACTCCCGTCTCCGCTCGTCTGGCGTGGCTCCAATGACGCATACATCAGGTTCGAGTACGACGAGACGGAGGGCGTATGGGCGTTAGTTGAGGCGGGCATAGGCGTGAGGATCGATGTCCAGGTCCTCTACTCAGGGCATTATTCCCTTTATGAAAAGCCATTTATACGCGGCTACTGGAGAATGGGTCCCAATTGGCGTCAGTCCATAGAGTCTTCGTTGCTTCAACTTGGGTATGACCTGGTCCCCTATCTCTGGCGATTCACAATGACAGTTGATGTCCAACCTCGGGGCGCGGACATGCACGTCCTGATGGAGCACAGGAATCGATGGGAACGCGGGGACGGTGAGGCGGAAAGCTGGGTGGGTCCGATTCAGGCCGAACACCTTCCACCGCACTGACCGTATGCCGCCACGAGAGGTCTAACTTCGGTCCCGTTGGCATGAATGCCGCCAGGCAGATTGCCGATGAGGTCGCCGGATAGCGCCGACAACGCCAATGCATTCCATAAGAAAACAGCTATTCTCGCCCGCGCAGCTCTTGAGGCAGGCCGGGTC
This sequence is a window from bacterium. Protein-coding genes within it:
- a CDS encoding glycosyltransferase 87 family protein; its protein translation is MRKPDRILIIVAILIHASFLVSLALHFKVVSVWPPRVKPEVTIQALDSNLVPVAAVGRPPGEPMSISEMRRERGVHLWDRLFYDSTKYEVGFDFFGLYKGALDLLRGRSIYQEARYDQNETVFSDEAVPYYCPYIYPPLVSYFMVPLAIALTPFRAFVVWTLIQELLLVWCIMLSRGLFTSDWHKSIVTAMWLCFGPYYLLLYIGQTSFVIAACLMLLGWSYIAGRPRAGDWAWIISVALKLLTLIAAPILLRFKRYRAVIIAIAIVIAASAPYFAFHPQDVEFFAYLVKSRTVAPYGGDLSHSEVSYYLFGPELGQGVSKVFMWAVIMFSLALTFLPKKVRFVDGLSLWMCTYFLAYIRVWEHHYVMIVPILVLLFYSTRSNFVLVMFVLLALPTPFFPYSGYCCKAQNLAHHLFKLVPVAMLYVFVAKTIIARRKEVEGGGGVSPSSGHPTEVGC
- a CDS encoding S8 family peptidase; protein product: MSDDERRAVFYKLEHEGAVPLGGTDLKPIVEPSETFTLAVPRSDNLDKLSRKIQDFGECEIERARYERLAAALTTIQPGEPEDRLCQALYDDYEALIRQDWVICEIEIISLEQGRRQQQRELRQIRTSLVQAFESGVHGNVFEQEEIKATCRAVIRCTGALFQQLVEGREWQRRIWWFDARPEFETFHSTLREFAMTNLQPCTAPSESAPVVCIVDSGVTRGNPFLKPVVREDLLRSFLTKSPDSPHDEHGHGSGVASLAAYYALNLESGASNEGKVWIASARILDSDNAGEEDRLLSKVLQEVVRFFVDHGVRIFNLSVSILNRKWNQEAKRTVTRKSWVARTIDRLTREHNIIFVVATGNLSLMDVRDYLQNNLPYPDYLYEEDSRLFDPAQAALALTVGAISPGTLIVGPDGSARAIAPINGPAPFTRCGPGMNKEIKPELVDYGGNYVLDVDGEVVRSNPGTDVMMASHQLTPAIAHDCGTSFAAPRVAHKLALVLADLEAMGLTDISASLLKAFIVNSATYGGLDLDGIKDQEPKHFLNVVGYGKPDDNRATYCDSYSALLFYRGKLERDTVAYFDIPVPSELAASSSGRKRLTITVVYAPEVQRCGLERYLATSFKWRLFRGDVSRDDIIAFMSAEEGDDSLEHERERPGEIPGKYHRYGIRLRSRGTIQHDVMEWTEHRERYSDNTYTLAIAAYEKWGRRTPPEVPYAVVVRLEDTTESTQVYSAVQNILAQIEVRARTRT
- a CDS encoding ATP-binding protein yields the protein MVRDEHLKSLFRAFSEGCDSTFLRVAETIISDELAANHHGLANELRKAISQRCAPHLSRPVRRELASMPKDRRNGEPLISLQEGGVSQDQIILNDETRKKIERILEEHRKSKQLADHGYRAKNKILFWGPPGCGKTFTARYVAHELGKHIGIIRLNAVISSFLGDTASHIQRVFDLATSSPMVLLLDEVDAVAKDRDDPNDVGELKRVVNSLLQAMDFFLSTQSLIIAASNHQYLLDPAAWRRFDDIVHFPMPGKDEREQHLRLLLNGVEFNGSFAHLAKMLHGISFADVEHITIDAVKTMILQGKRKLSSNIIIKEYRAFKRDITSAMRKSRKAAGKEIDQ
- a CDS encoding DUF72 domain-containing protein; this translates as MLPFYVQHFHTVELNASFYRLPKAATFDGWRQKTPPNFVFVGLVGKNVASSPLPAALHRMTGAEVIFGAGIPCPDGRYRLVLSDPIPTQECDSYEEFVTVNTSAYNAVFERFIRQYPTRGSGSTTASRTHSKAPASGTSASPSATADIIPQAMHSCCIRPSCRYHPDTRICPDPRTPSVRFFASAQSSFESVQESTP